One genomic region from Rhinoraja longicauda isolate Sanriku21f chromosome 36, sRhiLon1.1, whole genome shotgun sequence encodes:
- the LOC144610370 gene encoding uncharacterized protein LOC144610370, producing MKTFLLTGVMVLFLAQGEALKCYTCVASNEEDCNSQGSMLCPQFADSCSMITAPNSVIKSCSYKAFCDHSQLATGAVKMNCCFTDDCNGPLHGRSSSIGNRGTLVSHNAQLLFSAFLAHCLLCRVQK from the exons ATGAAGACCTTTCTGTTAACGGGGGTGATGGTCCTTTTCCTAGCCCAAG GCGAGGCGCTGAAATGCTACACGTGCGTTGCATCAAACGAGGAGGATTGTAACAGCCAGGGATCCATGCTCTGCCCACAGTTTGCAGACAGCTGTTCCATGATCACTGCTCCCA ACAGTGTGATCAAGTCCTGTTCGTACAAGGCCTTCTGTGACCATTCCCAGCTCGCCACCGGTGCGGTCAAGATGAACTGCTGCTTCACGGATGACTGCAACGGGCCGCTTCATGGCAGGAGCTCCAGCATTGGGAACAGAGGGACCCTGGTCTCCCACAACGCCCAGCTGCTCTTCAGTGCTTTCCTCGCGCACTGCCTCCTCTGCAGAGTTCAGAAGTGA